The following are from one region of the Mycolicibacterium diernhoferi genome:
- a CDS encoding DUF4190 domain-containing protein: protein MSFVLVVALGPLTAPAGVPLALVAQRQCERTGERGTGLAKATMFIGIAYLVLAVAVVLLGLLTNG from the coding sequence ATGTCGTTCGTCCTCGTGGTGGCGCTGGGGCCGCTGACCGCGCCGGCCGGCGTTCCACTCGCGCTCGTGGCGCAACGGCAGTGCGAGCGCACCGGTGAGCGCGGAACCGGCCTCGCCAAGGCCACGATGTTCATCGGAATTGCCTATCTCGTCCTGGCCGTCGCGGTCGTACTGCTCGGTCTGCTCACGAATGGCTAG